The genomic region TTTCAAGAAATTCAAGAATGGGATGAACCAACTGTAGTTGTCTTATGGGGAGATCATTGGCCAAGTGTTTTTGGAGGAAATGTCGAAAAGACACATGGAAAAACTTTGTACCAAACACCCGTTGTTTTCTTTGGAAACCAAAAGATGTCAAGTAGAGACCTCCAGGTTACGAGTCCCATTTATTTCCAGATAGAATTATTCGATATTTTAGATAGTCCTTTATCTCCTTTTGATGCCTTTTTAATGGCTTTACAAGAGGAAGTGCCAGCTTTTGAAAAAGGGGTTTATTATCTTCCTAATCAAACCGAACCATTGGAAAGCCGACAAGCTTTATCAAAAAAAGCGAATCAATTACTAGCGGATTATGACCGAATTATGTATGATGTGACAACTGGAAAAAACAAACTAGAAAAGAATGGTTTTTTTGAAGCCCCATAAAAAGAAGATTGACTAACACATAATCTGTGCAGTCAATCTTCTTTTTATTCATCTTCATCTAAATCCCATTCTGTTTCAGAAATAGAATCAGTTAAAGGCCGATCTACATAGGTAGGTTTGCCTGTCTCAAATTCAACATTTCCATTCATAAAATCAAGGATTTCCGATTGAAAGGCATCCACTGCATCTGAAGGGACCCCAACTGTAAAGGTCACTTGATCGGTATAGGCTATATCTAAAACGACAGAAGACGATTGCAAGAGTTTATTTTCTAGTTTCCCGGAACCGGAGTAAGAAACAGTTGCAGCGACTGGTACTTGTAAGGCTCTTTCTACTAAACTAATTTCTTTAAGTGTAGAAGAGACGGCTTTACCGTAAGCGCGTATTAAACCACCCGCGCCCAGTTTGGTGCCGCCAAAATAACGCGTCACCACAGCGACAACATAATGTAAATCATTCTTCTTCAATACTTCTAGCATGGGTACACCAGCTGTACCGGAGGGTTCACCGTCATCATGCGCACGCTGAATTTCATCTTGATCACCAATTAAATAAGCAGAGCAATTATGAGTAGCTTTCCAATGTTCTTTCTTAATCGCTTGAATAAACGCTTTGGCTTCCTCTTCCGTATAGGCACGTGCAAGCGAACAGATAAAGCGTGAATTGCGAATAGTAAGTTCATGTTCACCGTTATTCGCAATGGTATAGTAGGATTTCAGCATCAGAGACTCTCCTTTCTAATAATCTTACCATCTATTCTATCATAAGCTTCGTGTCTATAAGAAATTCTAAAGCATTACAAAAATAATAACCCATTTTAAAGTTAGTCATGTATAATATTTAGTGATGGCATAAATGAGAGTTAGTAAAGAGGTGTTAGTTTGAAATTAGAACAGTTATTCGACCACATGCAATTTAAAAAAATTGTGGGACAACTACCAAAAACAACCATTCATAATATTACGCAAGATACACGTGAAGTAGAAAAAGATGATGTGTTTATTTGTATTGAAGGAGCCAATTTTGATGGGCACCACTATGCTGCTCAGGCTGTAGCGAGTGGCGCTATAGCGATTGTTGCTTGC from Jeotgalibaca dankookensis harbors:
- a CDS encoding YigZ family protein → MLKSYYTIANNGEHELTIRNSRFICSLARAYTEEEAKAFIQAIKKEHWKATHNCSAYLIGDQDEIQRAHDDGEPSGTAGVPMLEVLKKNDLHYVVAVVTRYFGGTKLGAGGLIRAYGKAVSSTLKEISLVERALQVPVAATVSYSGSGKLENKLLQSSSVVLDIAYTDQVTFTVGVPSDAVDAFQSEILDFMNGNVEFETGKPTYVDRPLTDSISETEWDLDEDE